In a single window of the Bacillus clarus genome:
- the hfq gene encoding RNA chaperone Hfq: MKQSINIQDQFLNQLRKENTFVTLYLLNGFQLRGLIKGFDNFTVLLETEGKQQLIYKHAISTFVPQKNVSIELE; this comes from the coding sequence ATGAAGCAATCAATCAATATTCAAGATCAGTTTTTAAATCAACTCCGTAAAGAGAATACGTTTGTGACGCTGTACTTATTAAATGGTTTCCAGCTTCGTGGATTAATTAAAGGTTTTGATAACTTTACAGTCTTACTGGAAACAGAGGGTAAGCAACAGCTTATTTATAAGCATGCAATTTCTACATTTGTACCTCAGAAAAATGTTTCAATTGAATTAGAATAG
- the miaA gene encoding tRNA (adenosine(37)-N6)-dimethylallyltransferase MiaA produces MGEAQREKVAVIIGPTAVGKTKLSIDIAKTLNGEIISGDSMQIYRTMDIGTAKVTTDEMEGIPHYMIDIKNPEDSFSVAEFQELVRGHIREITERGKLPIIVGGTGLYIQSVLFDYQFTDEAGDSLYREQMEKLALEHGVEYVHKKLQEVDPESANRIHANNVRRVIRALEIFHTTGQKMSDQLEKQENKLLYDVSLIGLTMDRSMLYDRINLRVDLMLKQGLLQEVEGLYKNGVRDCQSIQAIGYKELYDYFEGRVSLEEAVSQLKTNSRRYAKRQLTWFRNKMDVSWFDVTNGEKTSEILRYIEGKLQ; encoded by the coding sequence ATGGGAGAAGCGCAACGTGAAAAAGTTGCTGTCATCATTGGACCAACTGCTGTCGGAAAGACGAAACTAAGTATTGACATTGCGAAAACATTAAACGGTGAAATTATTAGCGGTGATTCAATGCAAATTTATCGTACGATGGATATCGGAACTGCAAAGGTGACAACAGATGAAATGGAAGGAATTCCGCACTATATGATTGATATTAAAAATCCGGAAGATTCATTTTCTGTAGCGGAATTTCAAGAACTTGTTCGCGGTCATATTCGAGAAATTACAGAACGTGGAAAATTACCGATTATCGTTGGTGGAACCGGTCTTTATATACAATCTGTTTTATTCGACTATCAGTTTACTGATGAGGCTGGAGATTCTTTGTATCGAGAACAGATGGAAAAATTAGCGTTAGAGCATGGTGTGGAATATGTACATAAAAAGTTGCAAGAGGTAGATCCGGAAAGTGCGAATCGTATTCATGCAAATAATGTGAGGCGTGTCATACGGGCGTTAGAAATTTTTCATACAACAGGACAAAAAATGAGCGATCAACTTGAGAAGCAAGAAAACAAGTTGTTGTACGATGTTTCATTAATTGGCTTGACAATGGATCGATCCATGCTATATGATCGCATCAACTTACGCGTCGACCTAATGCTTAAACAAGGGTTATTACAAGAAGTAGAGGGGTTATATAAAAATGGAGTTCGAGATTGCCAATCTATTCAAGCGATTGGTTATAAAGAACTATATGATTATTTTGAAGGGCGCGTTTCGTTAGAAGAAGCTGTATCGCAATTAAAGACGAATTCACGCCGTTATGCAAAACGTCAATTAACGTGGTTCCGTAATAAAATGGATGTTTCGTGGTTTGATGTTACTAATGGTGAAAAAACGTCAGAAATTTTGCGATACATAGAAGGAAAGCTACAATGA
- a CDS encoding 3D domain-containing protein, with product MKKLIGIATAAVFGIVIFATSAKAETIVTTDVLNVRENPTVDSTVVGKLLSGNQLEVINTENGWSKIKFDGKDVFVSAEFTKSIYYVTANVLNVRAGANTDSEILGTLKKDDMIETTKQIQNEWLQFEYNGKPAYVHVPFLTGKVPVVEKQEAPVQTEAPAKAKVKTPVQTEAQVKSKSEEPVVQEKPAAKPVAKAVETSGPSGGREITVEATAYTAHPGENGTYGGRVLTAMGHDLTANPNMKVIAVDPKVIPLGSKVWVEGYGEAIAGDTGGAIKGNRIDVLVGSDSTADNWGRKSVKVKILK from the coding sequence ATGAAAAAATTAATTGGTATAGCAACGGCAGCGGTTTTTGGTATTGTAATTTTTGCAACTTCTGCTAAGGCAGAAACGATTGTAACAACAGATGTATTAAACGTTAGAGAAAACCCAACTGTAGATTCAACTGTTGTTGGTAAACTATTAAGTGGTAATCAATTAGAGGTTATAAATACAGAAAACGGATGGTCAAAGATTAAATTTGATGGTAAAGATGTATTCGTAAGTGCTGAGTTTACAAAAAGTATATATTATGTAACAGCGAATGTATTAAACGTACGTGCTGGAGCAAATACTGATTCAGAAATTCTTGGTACACTTAAAAAAGATGATATGATTGAAACGACGAAGCAAATACAAAATGAATGGTTGCAATTTGAATATAACGGAAAACCTGCGTATGTTCACGTGCCGTTCTTAACAGGTAAAGTACCTGTTGTTGAAAAACAAGAAGCGCCTGTTCAAACTGAAGCACCAGCCAAGGCTAAAGTGAAAACACCTGTTCAAACTGAAGCGCAAGTTAAGTCTAAATCGGAAGAGCCAGTAGTGCAAGAGAAGCCAGCGGCAAAACCTGTAGCAAAAGCAGTTGAGACAAGTGGGCCTTCTGGTGGACGTGAAATAACAGTTGAAGCAACAGCGTATACAGCTCATCCGGGTGAAAATGGCACATATGGTGGTCGTGTGCTAACTGCAATGGGGCATGATTTAACAGCGAATCCAAACATGAAAGTAATTGCTGTTGATCCGAAAGTAATTCCACTTGGATCAAAAGTATGGGTTGAAGGTTATGGGGAAGCGATCGCTGGTGATACTGGCGGTGCGATTAAAGGTAACCGTATCGACGTTCTAGTTGGATCTGATAGCACTGCTGACAATTGGGGTCGTAAATCTGTTAAGGTGAAAATTTTAAAGTAA
- a CDS encoding PTS fructose transporter subunit IIABC: MKITELLKRDTIIMDLTASDKEAVIDELVEKLDKAGRLTSKLQFKEAILQRESQSTTGIGEGIAIPHAKTKAVKQPAICFGRSVSGVNYESLDGQPAHLFFMIAASEGANNTHLETLSRLSTLLMDDGFRKQLLEAENKEELLHLFDIKENEKEEQSETVKPEGNEPYVLAVTACPTGIAHTYMAADSLKAKATELGIAIKVETNGSTGVKNGLMKEDIERATAIIVAADKQVEMSRFAGKHVIQVPVADGIRKAEALLQRAVNQDAPIFKGIKESGTTENAEKGKGLGIYKHLMNGVSNMLPFVVGGGILIAMAFLFGGIKAEGSIAEILMTIGGGKTGAFTFLVPILAGFIASSIADRPGFMPGVVGGFIAAQANAGFLGGLIAGFLAGYIILGLKKLFAGLPVQLEGIKPVLLYPVFGLLITGIVMLKVVNPPVVALNEMLTNWLNSLGGANAILLGLILGCMMAIDMGGPINKAAFTFGIAAIEAGNFGVHSAIMAGGMVPPLAIAFATTFFKSKFTEAERKSGLTNYIMGASFITEGAIPFAAADPIRVIVSCVIGSGLAGALSMLFQVTLPAPHGGLFVILLVNKPWLYICSILIGSIVAALMIGIWKKKV; encoded by the coding sequence ATGAAAATTACAGAACTATTAAAAAGGGATACAATTATTATGGATTTGACAGCTTCAGATAAAGAAGCTGTCATAGATGAACTGGTGGAGAAGTTAGATAAAGCGGGCAGGTTAACTAGTAAATTGCAATTTAAAGAAGCTATTTTACAGCGCGAATCACAAAGTACGACTGGAATTGGAGAAGGTATTGCAATTCCGCATGCGAAAACAAAAGCAGTTAAGCAACCAGCGATTTGTTTTGGAAGAAGTGTAAGCGGTGTCAATTACGAATCGCTTGACGGACAACCTGCACATTTATTTTTTATGATTGCTGCAAGTGAAGGAGCAAATAATACGCATTTAGAGACTTTATCTCGTTTATCCACATTACTGATGGATGATGGGTTCCGTAAACAGCTTCTGGAAGCGGAAAATAAGGAAGAACTTCTTCATTTATTTGATATAAAAGAGAATGAGAAAGAAGAACAAAGTGAAACGGTAAAGCCTGAAGGGAATGAACCGTATGTGTTAGCGGTTACTGCTTGTCCGACTGGTATCGCTCACACATATATGGCTGCAGATAGTTTAAAAGCGAAAGCAACTGAATTAGGTATTGCGATTAAAGTAGAGACAAATGGCTCAACAGGGGTAAAAAATGGATTAATGAAAGAAGATATTGAACGTGCAACAGCAATCATTGTTGCCGCGGATAAACAAGTAGAAATGAGTCGTTTTGCAGGAAAACATGTTATTCAAGTACCGGTAGCCGATGGTATTCGGAAAGCGGAGGCGCTTCTGCAGCGTGCTGTAAACCAAGATGCACCGATTTTCAAAGGGATAAAAGAAAGTGGAACGACAGAGAATGCGGAAAAAGGTAAAGGGCTAGGTATATATAAACATTTAATGAATGGTGTTAGTAATATGTTACCCTTCGTCGTTGGTGGTGGGATATTAATTGCCATGGCGTTTCTATTTGGTGGGATTAAAGCAGAAGGTTCTATTGCAGAGATATTAATGACTATTGGCGGCGGAAAAACAGGAGCGTTCACATTTCTTGTACCGATTTTAGCTGGATTTATTGCGAGTTCTATTGCAGATCGTCCTGGTTTTATGCCGGGTGTTGTCGGTGGATTTATAGCGGCACAAGCAAATGCAGGGTTTTTAGGCGGATTAATTGCTGGTTTCTTAGCAGGGTATATTATTCTTGGTTTAAAGAAATTATTTGCGGGTTTACCAGTGCAGTTAGAAGGAATCAAGCCAGTTTTACTATATCCGGTCTTTGGGCTACTTATTACAGGTATCGTAATGCTAAAAGTTGTAAATCCACCTGTAGTTGCATTAAATGAAATGTTAACGAATTGGTTAAATAGCTTAGGTGGTGCTAACGCTATATTATTAGGCCTTATTTTAGGTTGCATGATGGCTATTGATATGGGAGGTCCAATTAATAAAGCAGCATTCACATTTGGGATAGCAGCAATTGAAGCTGGAAACTTCGGTGTGCATTCGGCCATTATGGCTGGTGGGATGGTACCACCGCTTGCAATTGCATTCGCTACTACATTTTTTAAATCGAAATTTACAGAAGCGGAGCGTAAATCTGGCTTGACAAACTATATTATGGGGGCATCGTTTATTACAGAAGGTGCAATTCCATTTGCCGCGGCAGATCCAATTCGTGTCATTGTAAGTTGTGTTATCGGTTCGGGTCTAGCTGGTGCTTTATCGATGTTATTCCAAGTTACGTTACCAGCGCCGCATGGAGGGCTGTTTGTAATATTATTGGTGAATAAACCGTGGTTGTATATTTGTTCGATATTAATCGGTTCTATTGTAGCAGCTCTTATGATCGGGATATGGAAAAAGAAAGTTTAA
- the pfkB gene encoding 1-phosphofructokinase — protein MIYTVTLNPSIDYVVQVNSFSLGTVNRAEKDMKFPGGKGINVSRVLHRLGVENTALGFTGGFTGQFIQGVLNSEGVTTNFVQVDGDSRINVKIKGQEETELNGQGPIVTNEQFEQLMKEIESMQSGDCIVLAGSVPSSIPSTFYEKIAEFGAKQGVQVVVDASGNALKHVIKNRPFLIKPNHHELGELFGEKLTTVEEILPYGRKLIDQGVQHVIVSMAGAGALLFTTEGIYEATVPKGVVINSVGAGDSLVAGFVGIYEKTKDVVEAFRYGVATGSATAFSADLCTKEKVEELLSQVIITKR, from the coding sequence ATGATCTATACAGTTACTTTAAATCCATCAATTGATTATGTTGTACAAGTAAATTCTTTTTCTTTAGGAACAGTGAATCGAGCAGAGAAAGATATGAAGTTTCCTGGGGGAAAAGGGATTAATGTGTCCCGTGTGCTTCATCGCTTAGGCGTTGAAAATACTGCTCTCGGTTTTACAGGTGGATTTACCGGTCAATTTATTCAAGGTGTTTTAAATAGTGAAGGTGTAACAACAAATTTCGTCCAAGTAGACGGAGATTCTCGAATTAATGTGAAAATAAAAGGTCAAGAAGAAACAGAGTTAAATGGACAAGGTCCTATTGTAACCAATGAGCAATTTGAACAATTAATGAAAGAAATTGAAAGTATGCAGTCGGGAGATTGTATTGTACTAGCTGGAAGTGTACCTTCTTCAATCCCATCAACATTTTATGAAAAAATAGCGGAGTTCGGGGCGAAACAAGGAGTTCAGGTGGTCGTTGATGCAAGTGGTAATGCATTAAAGCATGTAATTAAAAATAGGCCTTTTTTAATAAAACCGAACCATCACGAACTTGGAGAGTTGTTCGGAGAAAAGCTTACCACAGTGGAAGAAATCCTCCCATATGGAAGAAAGTTAATTGACCAAGGTGTACAACATGTAATTGTCTCAATGGCAGGTGCTGGTGCTTTATTGTTTACAACAGAAGGCATATATGAGGCAACTGTCCCAAAAGGTGTTGTTATTAATTCTGTTGGAGCGGGAGATTCTCTCGTTGCAGGTTTTGTAGGAATATATGAAAAAACAAAAGATGTTGTTGAGGCGTTTCGATATGGTGTTGCAACAGGGAGTGCAACGGCATTTTCAGCTGATTTATGTACGAAGGAAAAGGTTGAAGAATTATTATCGCAAGTAATTATCACAAAGCGATAG
- a CDS encoding DeoR/GlpR family DNA-binding transcription regulator — translation MLTPERHQIILKLVKEMKVVKLQELVERTQSSESTIRRDLAQLEKQRLLKRVHGGAAILTGKGQEPTMIEKSSKNIHIKQQIASCAASFVEQGDCIYLDAGSTTLEMIPFLINKDVTVVTNGLMHIEALVENNIRAYLLGGMMKSRTKALIGAMALESMQQYRFDKCFLGANGVHEQLGYTTPDPEEALLKKTALTLANEGYFLIDESKFSEVAFAKIANVEEANIITNILEIDLEKYKRKTNVIEADKQ, via the coding sequence ATGTTAACTCCTGAGCGTCATCAAATTATTTTAAAGCTTGTTAAAGAAATGAAAGTTGTAAAATTGCAGGAATTGGTTGAGAGAACACAAAGTTCAGAGTCGACAATCCGTCGAGATTTAGCGCAATTAGAAAAACAACGTTTATTAAAAAGAGTACATGGCGGGGCTGCCATTTTAACTGGAAAAGGTCAGGAGCCAACGATGATTGAAAAATCATCCAAAAACATTCATATCAAGCAACAAATTGCAAGTTGTGCGGCAAGTTTTGTTGAACAAGGAGATTGTATTTATTTAGATGCAGGAAGTACGACGCTTGAAATGATTCCGTTTCTAATAAATAAAGATGTTACTGTCGTGACAAATGGACTCATGCATATTGAAGCGCTAGTCGAAAACAATATCAGGGCGTATTTATTAGGTGGCATGATGAAGAGTCGAACGAAAGCTTTAATTGGTGCTATGGCACTGGAAAGTATGCAGCAGTATCGTTTTGATAAATGTTTTTTAGGGGCGAACGGTGTTCATGAACAGCTAGGCTATACAACACCAGATCCAGAGGAAGCTTTACTGAAAAAAACGGCTTTAACATTGGCAAATGAAGGTTACTTTTTAATAGACGAAAGTAAGTTTTCTGAGGTAGCATTTGCGAAAATTGCAAATGTTGAAGAAGCGAATATTATTACAAATATATTAGAAATTGATTTAGAAAAATATAAAAGAAAAACAAATGTGATTGAGGCTGATAAACAATGA